Proteins from a single region of Murdochiella vaginalis:
- a CDS encoding McrB family protein, with amino-acid sequence MTIPKINKEDIQKALEYIDKNGVPQKNRSTKYILVAEDGKEYPPKYVVAVADHLANGLPISIDAINSIDVNNWLKHRGFTIETKQEKFELTITAESMESTDERFTIDNLHLGDNYTPLDAYMKRANGEIIKRDYRKSEQRISNQTLPRIAFQVFEKQIAALSVEEKENFPVVKYDPESEVIRGIYTSFEEFLKHFNSDRQFSKYSYDNGRQFVIYCWNVFSTLYFVQECLKRFGEPGDRFILTYREKEKKESEAAEEEAAVREDLDPKNKGYLNPYSSMLVESKNLILRGAPGTGKTYLAKEIAADIISDGYFHDYTLLTEEQKKQVAFVQFHPSYDYSDFVEGLRPKINEDGTMGFELQDGIFKAFVAGARKNYEDSQKSEEAVENEASVQEAMKAFFDSVEFGVDTFQTINGNVFTITDVDDRHIYVYISENPSVNRLTLNLDILKKMLESGQEFEKIKDITAFFSKTFATQGYSYIFPLYKAIRAQKNTAAKAQTKPEELKKYIFIIDEINRGEISKIFGELFFAIDPGYRGKAGEIATQYANLHADPDEKFYIPENVYIIGTMNDIDRSVDSFDFAMRRRFRFVELKAHENLAMLAKLEDEELEAEAIRRMTALNHEIAGVEDLNENYQIGASYFLKLKTIDFDKLWTDYLQPLLQDYIQGMYDEESVMKRFAKAYGYQNAPRGDEDETDKDQG; translated from the coding sequence ATGACCATCCCAAAGATTAATAAAGAAGACATCCAGAAGGCACTGGAGTATATCGATAAAAACGGTGTGCCGCAAAAAAACAGAAGCACAAAATATATCCTTGTTGCCGAGGATGGAAAAGAGTATCCACCAAAGTACGTAGTGGCGGTGGCGGACCATTTGGCAAACGGTCTTCCTATCTCCATTGATGCAATTAACAGTATTGATGTCAACAATTGGCTAAAGCATCGGGGTTTTACCATCGAGACAAAGCAGGAAAAATTTGAGCTAACGATTACTGCCGAGAGCATGGAATCGACGGATGAACGCTTTACGATCGATAATTTACATCTGGGCGACAACTATACACCGTTGGATGCCTATATGAAGAGGGCAAATGGCGAAATAATAAAAAGAGACTACCGAAAAAGCGAACAAAGAATTTCCAACCAAACCTTGCCGCGTATTGCTTTTCAGGTTTTCGAGAAGCAGATAGCCGCCTTATCCGTGGAGGAGAAAGAAAACTTTCCGGTCGTTAAATATGACCCGGAGAGTGAGGTAATTCGAGGTATCTATACAAGCTTTGAAGAATTCCTGAAGCACTTCAATTCGGATCGGCAATTTTCAAAATACAGTTACGATAACGGGCGTCAGTTCGTTATCTATTGCTGGAATGTGTTTTCCACGCTTTATTTCGTGCAGGAATGCCTGAAGCGCTTTGGGGAACCGGGGGATCGGTTTATTCTGACGTATCGTGAAAAAGAGAAGAAGGAAAGTGAAGCAGCGGAAGAGGAAGCAGCGGTTCGGGAAGACCTTGATCCGAAAAATAAGGGCTATCTTAATCCTTATTCGTCCATGCTGGTGGAATCCAAAAATTTGATTTTGAGAGGAGCGCCCGGCACCGGAAAAACCTATTTGGCCAAAGAGATTGCCGCCGATATTATTAGTGACGGCTATTTCCACGATTATACGCTTTTGACGGAGGAGCAGAAAAAGCAGGTGGCGTTTGTCCAATTCCATCCGAGCTATGACTACTCTGATTTTGTGGAAGGCTTGCGGCCCAAGATTAATGAAGACGGGACGATGGGCTTTGAATTGCAGGATGGTATTTTTAAAGCATTTGTTGCCGGTGCTCGTAAGAACTACGAGGATTCTCAAAAATCCGAAGAAGCGGTGGAAAACGAGGCTTCGGTGCAAGAGGCCATGAAGGCGTTTTTCGACAGTGTCGAGTTTGGTGTGGACACCTTTCAAACGATTAACGGCAATGTGTTCACCATTACCGATGTGGATGACCGACACATCTATGTGTATATTTCCGAGAACCCGTCGGTAAACCGCCTCACTTTAAATCTGGATATCCTTAAAAAGATGCTGGAATCCGGACAGGAATTCGAAAAAATAAAAGATATTACGGCATTTTTCAGCAAGACATTTGCCACGCAGGGCTATTCGTATATCTTTCCCCTTTATAAAGCCATCCGAGCGCAGAAGAATACAGCGGCAAAGGCACAAACAAAACCGGAAGAGTTAAAAAAATATATTTTCATCATCGATGAAATCAATCGCGGCGAAATTTCAAAAATATTTGGGGAACTGTTCTTTGCCATCGATCCCGGGTATCGTGGCAAAGCTGGAGAAATTGCTACGCAATATGCAAATCTGCACGCAGATCCGGATGAAAAATTCTATATTCCCGAAAATGTCTATATCATTGGTACGATGAACGATATTGACCGCTCGGTGGACAGCTTTGATTTTGCCATGCGCCGTCGTTTCCGCTTCGTAGAACTGAAAGCCCATGAAAATCTGGCGATGTTGGCAAAGCTGGAAGATGAGGAACTAGAGGCAGAAGCCATCCGGAGAATGACGGCACTGAATCACGAGATCGCCGGCGTTGAAGATTTGAATGAGAATTATCAAATTGGTGCCTCGTACTTCTTGAAGCTGAAAACCATTGATTTTGATAAACTTTGGACCGATTATCTGCAACCGCTCCTGCAGGATTACATTCAAGGGATGTACGATGAAGAGAGCGTTATGAAGCGCTTTGCCAAAGCTTATGGCTATCAGAATGCCCCCCGAGGTGATGAGGATGAAACTGATAAAGATCAAGGATAA
- a CDS encoding GNAT family N-acetyltransferase, translating to MHHKGTQIIETPRLILRPFTMDDAEAMFRNWHADEEVTKFLTWQAVKSVEETKAVLQSWVTSYADPSFYQWAIELKELQEGIGSLSVVGKEERTDTVHIGYAIGKKWWHKGITTEAFQAIIPFLFQEVGANRIESQHDPNNPHSGQVMKKCGLTYEGTLRQADRSNQGIVDAAIYSLLREEWEKRGK from the coding sequence ATGCATCACAAAGGCACACAAATCATTGAAACGCCGCGCTTAATCTTACGACCTTTTACCATGGATGACGCGGAGGCGATGTTTCGCAATTGGCATGCCGACGAAGAAGTCACGAAGTTTTTGACATGGCAAGCAGTGAAATCGGTGGAAGAAACCAAGGCGGTTTTACAGTCTTGGGTGACATCCTATGCAGATCCTTCTTTTTACCAATGGGCCATTGAGCTCAAAGAGCTTCAGGAAGGGATCGGCTCTCTTTCGGTTGTCGGAAAAGAGGAAAGGACCGACACGGTCCATATCGGCTATGCGATTGGGAAAAAGTGGTGGCACAAGGGAATTACGACCGAGGCCTTCCAAGCGATCATTCCCTTTTTATTTCAGGAAGTTGGGGCGAATCGCATTGAATCTCAACACGATCCGAATAATCCGCATTCCGGGCAAGTGATGAAAAAGTGCGGCTTGACCTATGAAGGGACGTTACGGCAGGCGGACAGAAGTAATCAGGGCATCGTGGATGCGGCCATTTACAGTTTATTGAGGGAAGAATGGGAGAAAAGGGGAAAATAA
- a CDS encoding helix-turn-helix transcriptional regulator, whose protein sequence is MSISYKKLWKILIDKDMKKKDLCAAAGISHASMAKLGKNENLTTDVLVKICSALDCDISDIMEISKDEEEAL, encoded by the coding sequence ATGTCGATCAGCTATAAAAAGCTTTGGAAAATTTTGATTGATAAAGATATGAAGAAAAAAGATCTCTGTGCAGCAGCTGGCATAAGTCATGCATCAATGGCTAAGCTCGGAAAGAACGAAAACTTGACCACAGATGTCTTAGTCAAAATATGTTCGGCACTTGATTGCGATATAAGCGACATTATGGAAATTTCCAAGGATGAGGAGGAAGCGTTGTGA
- a CDS encoding Dam family site-specific DNA-(adenine-N6)-methyltransferase: MSKKIDKTVRIKPILKWAGGKTQLLPDLLPKTPASFRTYIEPFFGGGALFFALQPENAVIADSNPEIINVYQQVADSVDEVISYLSQYQNTSEMFYEVRNQDWEKLSKSEAAARTIYLNRTCFNGLYRVNRKGQFNVPYGKYKNPTICDETGLRAASSLLKRAQIVCGDYKVVLREYVKPGDYVFLDPPYLPVSEYADFKRYTKEQFYEEDHRELAQEIEHLRALGCHTLLTNSNHPLVHELYSDYPIEVLSTKRFISSKGSSRKGEDVIISIPPIIKFDGVELDKNVALYPTTRFMGSKRKLLKEIWGVASRFEFTTVIDLFSGSGIVGYMFKAQGKQVLSNDYMAMSAVFAKAMIENNSVVLSDEEAEQLLHSPGEYDHFVSNTFAGLYFSDEDNDLIDVLRTNIWAMDDPFKQAIALAALIRACTKKRPRGIFTYTGHRYDDGRKDLKKSLRNHFLDAVNAVNKAVFDNGMKNQSKRGDAMELRTKQADLVYIDPPYYSPLSDNEYVRRYHFVEGLACDWEGVKIQENTQTKKFKSYPTPFSTKTGAADAFDRLFKKYKDSILIVSYSSNSLPTKDEMVALLAKHKNHVEVIPIDYTYSFGNQKDVKTNRNRVQEYLFVAFN, translated from the coding sequence GTGAGCAAAAAAATTGATAAAACTGTTCGCATTAAGCCAATCCTTAAATGGGCGGGCGGAAAGACGCAACTCCTTCCTGATTTGCTACCTAAAACACCAGCATCATTCCGAACCTACATTGAGCCTTTTTTTGGTGGTGGTGCGCTGTTTTTTGCATTACAACCTGAAAATGCCGTGATTGCAGATAGCAATCCGGAGATTATCAATGTTTATCAACAGGTTGCTGACTCAGTTGATGAAGTAATTTCGTATCTTTCTCAATATCAAAATACGAGTGAGATGTTTTATGAAGTTAGAAACCAAGACTGGGAAAAGCTTAGCAAATCTGAGGCTGCAGCCCGGACAATCTATTTGAATAGAACTTGCTTTAATGGACTATATCGAGTTAACCGGAAGGGACAGTTCAATGTGCCCTATGGCAAATACAAAAATCCAACGATATGCGATGAAACAGGATTAAGAGCGGCATCATCGTTACTGAAACGAGCTCAAATTGTATGCGGTGATTATAAAGTTGTCTTGCGTGAATATGTAAAGCCAGGAGATTACGTCTTTCTAGATCCTCCATATTTACCTGTCTCTGAATATGCTGATTTTAAGAGATATACAAAGGAACAATTCTATGAAGAAGATCATCGTGAATTAGCTCAAGAAATAGAGCATTTGCGCGCTTTGGGATGTCATACCCTCCTTACAAATTCCAATCATCCCTTGGTTCATGAGCTTTATTCAGATTATCCGATAGAAGTTCTATCTACAAAACGCTTTATTTCAAGTAAAGGTAGTAGTCGGAAGGGTGAAGATGTCATCATTTCTATTCCGCCAATTATCAAATTTGATGGCGTTGAACTTGACAAAAATGTTGCATTATACCCAACAACTCGGTTCATGGGCTCTAAAAGGAAGCTGTTAAAAGAAATCTGGGGCGTTGCATCACGTTTTGAGTTTACGACGGTCATTGATCTGTTTTCGGGTTCAGGTATTGTAGGTTACATGTTCAAAGCCCAAGGAAAACAAGTGTTAAGCAATGATTATATGGCTATGTCTGCCGTTTTTGCCAAAGCCATGATCGAGAATAATTCAGTAGTGTTGTCCGACGAAGAAGCTGAACAGCTTTTGCATAGTCCAGGAGAATATGACCACTTTGTTTCCAACACTTTTGCTGGACTCTATTTTTCTGATGAAGACAATGATCTTATTGATGTCCTTCGTACAAATATTTGGGCTATGGATGATCCGTTCAAACAAGCCATTGCTCTGGCTGCACTGATTAGAGCATGCACAAAAAAAAGACCGCGCGGTATTTTTACGTATACCGGACATCGATATGATGATGGCAGAAAAGATCTAAAAAAGTCACTGCGCAACCATTTCCTTGATGCAGTGAATGCGGTGAATAAAGCCGTATTTGATAACGGGATGAAAAACCAATCTAAACGCGGAGACGCAATGGAGCTTCGGACGAAGCAAGCTGATTTAGTCTATATAGATCCTCCGTACTATTCACCGCTATCAGACAATGAATATGTAAGACGTTATCACTTTGTTGAAGGTCTAGCCTGCGACTGGGAAGGCGTTAAGATACAAGAAAATACTCAAACTAAAAAATTCAAGTCATATCCTACGCCTTTTTCCACTAAGACAGGCGCAGCGGATGCTTTTGATCGGCTGTTTAAGAAATACAAAGACAGTATTTTAATCGTCTCGTATTCATCGAATAGCCTGCCCACGAAGGATGAAATGGTTGCCTTATTGGCTAAACATAAGAATCATGTCGAGGTTATTCCCATAGATTATACGTATTCATTTGGGAACCAGAAGGATGTAAAAACCAACAGGAATCGAGTCCAGGAATACCTATTTGTCGCGTTTAACTGA
- a CDS encoding AlwI family type II restriction endonuclease, whose amino-acid sequence MDENISIWLVGNTGLRSPNRIQEGLRIFAESSYVGNLRGRENEVGFMNLLNEKGIIQNVAGKDSSGSHARKWRLMFAKHGFIYPQIKKSDGFEQSELGTLDELTPFGRSFLQADTFPAVQECYLRAMSVEQFELPDHSGLFSPLRWILAIMLELEKRTGTSEMQRIEFALWGHTTNPLYDVNWVVDQILDLRERRSKAPAKRTFDKKEIAERSKHYDKKPENFLDYSDMNMRYLRITGVLQRKGRGLVIVPSKHLLVEQLAKSVPGNITLKNALFELCTGAPLPSDHAETAMAILQDLMKQMKERHILFDISDLPLETTTQINIARQRLEDTLSKTDELTYAAEQKDQWREIADYMSLLIKGGGKIEYDEDNIIEVPKDETPAYLEWTLWRAALAIDHLLNKPYEVRGFKLDSDYLPVSAAGGGKGDLYCEFNDFTILTEVTMSTSSRQEAMEGEPVRRHVSDAVLNYDKPVYGMFIAVKIDTNTAETFRHGVWYAKGDEQQRLNIVPFTLAQYRSYFINMFSTGQAHPGSLVSLIDLCARKRDWMEAPAWKEYIDYAVKYPTDAHSVEGELLVAESPGHYLINSDRQWKFPYGIYFGSRVKEKHTGRVGCVVRVNKKDISVAFQRDGLPEIVSVDEDTFLKSGFTII is encoded by the coding sequence ATGGACGAGAATATTTCAATTTGGCTTGTAGGCAATACCGGGTTAAGAAGTCCTAATCGTATTCAAGAAGGATTAAGGATTTTTGCTGAATCGTCGTATGTAGGTAATCTACGTGGACGAGAAAATGAAGTTGGTTTTATGAACCTTCTTAATGAAAAAGGAATTATTCAAAATGTGGCCGGCAAAGATTCCTCCGGAAGCCATGCTCGAAAATGGAGACTAATGTTTGCCAAACATGGGTTCATCTATCCTCAAATAAAAAAGAGTGATGGTTTTGAACAGTCGGAACTGGGCACACTGGATGAACTTACGCCTTTTGGAAGATCATTTCTACAAGCCGATACGTTTCCCGCTGTCCAAGAATGTTATTTGCGAGCGATGAGTGTCGAGCAGTTTGAACTTCCAGATCATTCGGGATTGTTTTCGCCTCTAAGATGGATATTAGCAATCATGTTGGAACTGGAAAAACGCACGGGAACATCCGAGATGCAACGCATTGAATTTGCTCTCTGGGGGCATACAACCAATCCTCTTTATGATGTCAATTGGGTCGTCGATCAGATTCTGGACCTGCGTGAAAGAAGATCTAAGGCTCCTGCTAAAAGAACTTTTGACAAGAAAGAAATTGCAGAGCGCAGTAAACATTATGATAAAAAGCCAGAGAATTTCCTTGACTATTCTGATATGAACATGCGTTATCTACGTATTACGGGTGTTCTGCAGAGAAAGGGACGAGGTTTAGTCATTGTTCCGTCAAAGCATCTATTGGTTGAACAGCTTGCTAAAAGTGTGCCAGGAAATATTACTCTGAAAAATGCGCTTTTTGAGTTGTGCACTGGCGCTCCACTTCCGTCTGACCATGCCGAGACTGCCATGGCCATTCTTCAGGACTTGATGAAACAGATGAAGGAACGGCACATTCTATTTGATATTTCTGATTTACCACTGGAAACAACAACTCAAATCAACATTGCTCGTCAAAGACTAGAAGACACGCTTTCAAAAACTGATGAGCTGACATACGCTGCCGAGCAAAAAGATCAATGGCGTGAAATTGCCGATTACATGTCCTTGCTGATAAAAGGTGGCGGAAAAATTGAATATGACGAAGATAACATCATTGAAGTACCCAAAGATGAAACGCCGGCCTATCTGGAATGGACGCTTTGGCGTGCTGCCCTTGCAATAGATCACTTGCTGAACAAGCCCTACGAGGTGCGCGGATTCAAACTGGACTCTGACTATTTGCCTGTCTCAGCTGCCGGAGGCGGTAAGGGTGATCTCTACTGTGAATTCAATGATTTTACTATTCTAACTGAAGTTACAATGTCTACTTCATCCAGGCAAGAAGCCATGGAAGGTGAACCTGTACGACGGCATGTCTCTGATGCAGTTCTGAATTATGACAAGCCAGTCTATGGCATGTTCATCGCGGTAAAAATTGACACTAATACGGCTGAGACTTTCCGCCATGGAGTCTGGTATGCAAAGGGTGACGAACAACAACGTTTGAATATTGTTCCGTTTACTTTGGCCCAGTACAGGTCATATTTCATAAATATGTTTTCAACTGGGCAGGCACATCCGGGGAGCTTAGTAAGCTTGATTGATCTCTGCGCTCGGAAACGAGATTGGATGGAGGCTCCTGCTTGGAAAGAATACATAGATTATGCTGTTAAATATCCTACAGATGCACATAGTGTTGAGGGTGAGCTATTGGTCGCTGAGAGCCCAGGGCATTATTTGATTAACAGTGATAGGCAATGGAAGTTCCCTTATGGAATATATTTTGGATCCAGGGTGAAAGAAAAGCATACTGGCCGTGTTGGATGTGTTGTTAGAGTTAATAAGAAGGACATATCTGTTGCCTTTCAAAGAGACGGTTTACCAGAAATCGTTTCTGTGGATGAAGATACCTTTCTAAAGAGCGGGTTCACGATTATTTAA